A stretch of the Medicago truncatula cultivar Jemalong A17 chromosome 5, MtrunA17r5.0-ANR, whole genome shotgun sequence genome encodes the following:
- the LOC11408135 gene encoding paired amphipathic helix protein Sin3-like 4 — protein sequence MKRQRDDVFMSSSQLKRPMLNTSRGEASGQPPNRGSQKLTTNDALAYLKAVKDIFQDKKEKYEDFLEVMKDFKAQRVDTDGVIERVKELFRGHRDLILGFNTFLPKGHEITLSSEDEQPQPKKKVEFDEAMSYVNTIKTRFQGDVHVYKSFLDILNTYRKESKPITLVYKEVAALFQNHPDLLEGFIHFLPEATTAASTHAFARNSMFGDRSSAMPTLRRVHVEKRERTIVSHGDRDPSVDRPDQDHDGGSLRAEKERKRRMEKEKDRKEDRGRRERERDYRDYEHDRGRDRERLSHKRKSDHKAEDSGAEPLLDADQNFGTQNQELAFCDKVKERLQNPGDYQEFLKCVHIYNKEIITRQELQSLVGGCGLLGDYPDLMESFNEFLLQAEKNGGGFLAGVMNRKSLWIEGRGLKPMNAEQRDRDRDDDRDRYRDDEMKERDREFRERDKSPVINKDVSGSKMSLYPSKDKYLSKPINELDLSNCERCTPSYRLLPKNYPIPIASQKTDLGAEVLNDHWVSVTSGSEDYSFKHMRKNQYEESLFRCEDDRFELDMLVESVSVTTTRVEELLEVISKNPIKGDSPICIEEHLTALNFRCIERIYGDHGLDVLEVLRKKPSLALPVILTRLKQKQEEWARCRADFGKVWAEIYAKNYHKSLDHRSFYFKQQDTRSLSTKALLTEIKEISEKKHKEDDVLLAIAAGNRRPILPNLEFEYIDPDIHEDLYRLIKYSCAEVCTTEQLDKVMKIWTTFLEPMFCVPCRSQGAEDTEEVVAKNNSVRNVAETDGNPGVGATIMNPKHVSTSRNGDECVPIDQSTSSKAWKSNGDTGVREDKCLDPGRTMHKSETFGSNPQLGNPDIIAFMPNKLSGVNKQDLSGERLENANVSPASGMELSNGRTEIDNTSGFAATPSRNGNASVTRGLELPSSEGGDSARLYASTNGAVAGGTEVCRYQEESNPQFKSEREEGELSPNGDFEEDNFAVYGDAGSEAVHKGNDGGLKRQYQNRRGEEVCGEARGENYADADDEGEESPQRSSEGSENASGNVDVSGSESADGEECSQEEHDDGEHDDKAESEGEAEGMADAHDVEGDGTSLPFSERFLLNVKPLAKHVPPVLHVEDKNSRVFYGNDSFYVLIRLHQTLYERIHAAKVNSSSTERKWKASNNTSSTDQYDRFMIALYSLLDGSSDNSKFEDDCRAIIGTQSYLLFTLDKLIYKLVKQLQAVASDEMDNKLLQLYAYEKSRKPGKFVDIVYHENARVLLHDENIYRIEYSPKPKTLSIQLMDCGNEKHEVTAVLVDPNFSAYLHNDFLSIASDKKLGIFLKRNKRGYACSDEFSSEVMEGLQIINGLECKIASNSSKVSYVLDTEDFLFRTRSRRKALHLKSSCYEQRKPSNIRSSRVARFRKLFSFM from the exons ATGAAGCGGCAACGTGACGACGTTTTCATGAGTTCATCTCAACTCAAACGACCTATGCTGAATACTTCTAGAGGAGAAGC GTCCGGGCAACCGCCGAATCGAGGTAGTCAAAAACTGACTACTAATGATGCCTTGGCATATCTCAAGGCGGTCAAGGATATTTTTCAGGATAAGAAGGAAAAGTATGAGGACTTTTTGGAGGTTATGAAAGATTTTAAAGCACAAAG AGTTGATACTGATGGTGTCATTGAAAGAGTGAAGGAACTTTTTAGAGGTCATAGAGACTTGATCTTGGGATTTAACACCTTTTTGCCAAAGGGCCATGAGATTACCCTTTCGTCTGAGGATGAGCAACCTCAACCAAAAAAGAAGGTTGAATTTGATGAAGCTATGAGTTATGTGAACACGATAAAG ACTCGGTTTCAGGGAGATGTTCATGTTTACAAGTCATTTCTGGACATATTGAATACGTACAGAAAGGAAAGTAAGCCTATCACTCTGGTCTACAAAGAG GTTGCTGCACTCTTCCAAAACCACCCGGATCTTCTTGAAGGGTTTATTCATTTTCTTCCAGAAGCCACTACAGCTGCATCTACTCATGCTTTTGCTCGGAATTCCATGTTTGGTGATAGGAGCTCTGCAATGCCAACACTACGGCGAGTGCATGTTGAAAAG AGAGAAAGGACCATTGTTTCACATGGTGACCGTGACCCTAGTGTTGACCGTCCTGACCAAGATCACGatggaggttcattgagggcaGAAAAGGAGCGTAAGAGACGTATGGAGAAGGAAAAAGACCGTAAAGAAGATAGAGGCAGGAGAGAACGGGAACGAGATTATAGAGATTATGAGCATGACAGGGGTCGAGATAGGGAGAGGTTATCCCACAAACGAAAATCTGATCATAAGGCTGAAGACTCAGGAGCTGAACCATTGCTTGATGCAGATCAAAATTTCG GTACGCAAAACCAGGAGTTAGCTTTCTGTGATAAAGTCAAAGAGAGATTACAAAATCCTGGCGACTACCAGGAGTTTTTGAAGTGTGTACATATTTACAACAAGGAAATTATTACTCGACAAGAATTGCAGTCACTG GTGGGTGGTTGTGGTTTATTGGGAGACTATCCAGATCTTATGGAAAGTTTTAATGAGTTTTTGTTGCAAGCTGAGAAGAATG GTGGTGGATTCCTTGCTGGCGTCATGAATAGAA AGTCCTTATGGATTGAAGGACGTGGACTGAAACCAATGAATGCTGAACAGAGGGATAGAGATAGGGATGATGATAGGGATCGTTACAGGGATGATGAGATGAAAGAAAGGGACCGTGAATTCCGAGAAAGGGACAAATCTCCTGTGATCAACAAGGATGTTTCAGGTTCTAAGATGTCCTTATATCCCAGCAAGGATAAGTATCTCTCAAAGCCAATAAATGAGCTGGACCTTTCTAACTGTGAGCGATGCACTCCTAGTTACCGCCTCCTACCAAAAAAT TATCCAATACCTATTGCTAGCCAGAAAACAGATCTTGGTGCAGAAGTGTTGAATGATCACTGGGTGTCAGTCACTTCAGGAAGTGAGGATTACTCCTTCAAACATATGCGCAAAAATCAGTATGAAGAAAGTTTGTTTAGATGTGAAGATGACAG GTTTGAACTTGATATGTTGGTAGAGTCTGTAAGTGTGACAACCACACGAGTAGAAGAGCTGTTAGAAGTGATCAGCAAAAATCCAATTAAAGGAGACAGCCCTATTTGTATTGAGGAGCACTTAACAG CTCTAAATTTCAGGTGTATTGAACGGATATATGGTGATCATGGTCTTGATGTGTTGGAAGTGCTAAGGAAGAAACCATCTCTAGCTTTGCCAGTGATATTAACACGCTTGAAGCAGAAACAGGAAGAGTGGGCAAGATGTCGTGCTGATTTCGGTAAAGTTTGGGCTGAAATATATGCCAAGAATTATCACAAATCTCTTGATCATCGTAGCTTCTACTTTAAGCAACAGGACACAAGGAGCTTGAGCACCAAAG CCCTACTGACTGAAATCAAAGAGATCAGTGAGAAGAAACACAAAGAAGACGATGTTCTTCTTGCAATTGCTGCTGGTAATAGACGGCCTATTCTTCCAAACCTGGAGTTTGAGTACATTGATCCAGACATCCATGAAGATTTGTATCGGCTTATAAAATATTCGTGTGCAGAAGTTTGCACAACTGAACAGTTGGATAAAGTTATGAAGATTTGGACAACATTTTTAGAACCAATGTTTTGTGTTCCTTGTCGGTCCCAGGGCGCTGAGGATACTGAAGAAGTTGTGGCTAAGAATAATTCTGTGAGAAATGTTGCTGAAACTGATGGTAATCCTGGTGTTGGTGCTACCATAATGAACCCAAAGCATGTAAGTACTTCTAGAAATGGTGATGAGTGTGTGCCAATAGATCAGTCAACTTCTAGCAAAGCATGGAAATCAAATGGTGATACTGGGGTTAGAGAAGATAAATGTCTTGATCCAGGCCGTACTATGCATAAAAGTGAAACTTTTGGCAGTAATCCACAACTTGGTAACCCGGATATTATTGCATTCATGCCTAATAAGCTATCAGGAGTCAATAAGCAAGATCTCTCTGGTGAGCGGTTAGAGAATGCTAATGTCTCGCCAGCATCTGGAATGGAGCTAAGTAATGGAAGAACAGAGATAGATAACACATCAG GATTTGCTGCTACTCCATCTAGAAATGGTAATGCATCTGTCACCAGAGGACTCGAGTTACCTTCATCAGAG GGTGGTGATTCTGCTAGACTATATGCATCCACAAATGGGGCCGTTGCTGGAGGCACTGAAGTGTGCAGATACCAAGAGGAATCGAATCCACAGTTCAAAAGCGAAAGAGAAGAGGGTGAGTTATCTCCAAATGGAGACTTTGAAGAGGATAATTTTGCAGTTTATGGAGATGCTGGTTCGGAGGCAGTGCATAAAGGAAATGATGGTGGTTTGAAACGGCAATATCAAAATAGACGTGGCGAAGAAGTTTGTGGTGAAGCCAGAGGAGAAAATTATGCAGATGCTGATGATGAAGGGGAAGAAAGTCCTCAGAGGTCATCAGAGGGCAGTGAAAACGCTTCTGGAAACGTTGATGTTTCTGGAAGTGAATCTGCTGATGGAGAGGAGTGCTCTCAAGAAGAGCATGATGATGGAGAACATGATGATAAGGCTGAAAGTGAAGGTGAAGCTGAAGGAATGGCTGATGCACATGATGTTGAAGGAGATGGAACATCATTACCATTTTCTGAACGCTTTCTTCTAAATGTGAAGCCATTGGCAAAGCATGTTCCCCCAGTGTTACATGTTGAAGACAAGAATTCTCGAGTTTTTTATGGAAATGACTCCTTCTATGTGCTGATTAGACTTCATCAG ACATTGTATGAGAGGATACACGCAGCAAAGGTTAACTCATCATCCACTGAAAGGAAATGGAAGGCTTCAAATAATACAAGCTCCACTGATCAATATGATAG GTTCATGATTGCCCTTTACAGTTTACTGGATGGCTCTTCtgataattcaaaatttgagGATGACTGTCGTGCTATTATTGGAACTCAATCATATCTCTTATTCACATTAGACAAACTAATATATAAACTTGTTAAACAG CTTCAAGCTGTTGCGAGTGATGAGATGGATAATAAGCTGCTTCAACTATATGCATATGAGAAATCAAGAAAACCTGGAAAGTTTGTCGATATAGTTTATCACGAAAATGCTCGTGTTCTTCTTCATGATGAGAACATATATCGTATTGAATAT TCACCAAAACCAAAGACACTGTCTATTCAACTCATGGACTGTGGAAATGAGAAGCATGAAGTGACTGCTGTGTTAGTGGACCCAAATTTTTCAGCCTATCTGCACAATGATTTCCTCTCTATTGCCTCTGACAAAAAGTTGGGGATTTTCTTGAAAAG gaacaAACGTGGCTACGCCTGTAGTGATGAATTTTCAAGCGAGGTTATGGAAGGACTGCAGATTATTAATGGTCTGGAGTGTAAGATAGCTTCCAATTCTTCTAAG GTGTCGTACGTCTTAGATACAGAAGACTTCTTGTTTCGGACTAGAAGCAGAAGAAAAGCATTGCATCTGAAGAGTTCATGCTATGAACAACGAAAGCCTTCAAACATTCGTTCAAGCAGAGTAGCAAGGTTCCGCAAATTGTTTTCCTTCATGTGA
- the LOC11413717 gene encoding DExH-box ATP-dependent RNA helicase DExH15 chloroplastic, whose product MAITTKTKLILSLLQPHHHTFSLFQTPTTFSFSLLPNRSLKFPLSFSFKSPPSPIRTFNADDDEDEEEEIDDEDDEEEEDIAADEYDEVVVSGEASDEDEVEVEELGRYDDGFKWQRVEKLCNEVREFGVGIIDVDELASVYDFRIDKFQRQAIQAFLRGSSVVVSAPTSSGKTLIAEAAAVATVARGRRLFYTTPLKALSNQKFREFRETFGDSNVGLLTGDSAVNKDAQVLIMTTEILRNMLYQSVGNVSSGSGLVNVDVIVLDEVHYLSDISRGTVWEEIVIYCPKAVQLICLSATVANPDELAGWIGQIHGGTELVTSSKRPVPLNWHFSLKNSLLPLLDDKGTQMNRKLSLNYLKLQAAEAKPYKDDWPRKRNSRKRGTRTSYDIDDRMLEQRSLSKNDINAIRRSQVPQIIDTLWHLQSRDMLPAVWFIFSRKGCDAAVQYVEDCKLLDECEASEVLLALKRFRIQYPDAVRETAVKGLLQGVAAHHAGCLPLWKAFIEELFQRGLVKVVFATETLAAGINMPARTAVISSLSKRSDTGRTLLTSNELLQMAGRAGRRGIDESGHVVLVQTPNEGAEECCKVLFSGLEPLVSQFTASYGMVLNLLGGGKALRRSNTSDEMKTSSGKTLDEARKLIEQSFGNYVSSSVMLAAKEELNRIEKEIQLLMSEITDEAIDRKSRKALSQRQYKEIAELQENLRAEKRIRAELRRQKETKRISALKPLLEESENLPFLCLQYRDSDGVQHSIPAVFLGKVDSLGALKLKNMIGSVDSFALNSADADSELNEDPVPSYHVALGSDNSWYLFTEKWIKTVYETGFPDVPLVQGDTRPREIMSDLLDKEDMKWDNLANSEHGGLWVTEGSLETWSWSLNVPGLSSFSENEEVLLKSQAYRDAAEQYKDQRSKVARLKKKISRTEGHKEYNKILDAVKFIEEKIKRMKTRSKRLTNRIEQIEPSGWKEFMQVSNVIRETRALDINTHVIYPLGETASAIRGENELWLAMVLRSKILAELKPAQLAAVCAGLVSEGIKVRPWKNNNYIYEPSATVVNIIGLLDEQRNALLTIQEKHGVTISCCLDSQFCGMVEAWASGLTWREIMMDCAMDDGDLARLLRRTIDLLAQIPNLPDIDPLLQKNARAACDVMDRPPISELAG is encoded by the exons ATGGCTATCACCACCAAAACGAAACTTATCCTCTCACTTCTCCAACCTCACCAccacactttctctctcttccaaaCTCCAACAACTTTCTCATTCTCTCTCCTCCCCAACCGCTCTCTCAAATTCCCTCTCTCTTTCTCCTTCAAATCCCCACCCTCACCAATCCGCACATTCAATGCCGACGACGACGAAGACGAAGAAGAGGAAATCGACGACGAGgacgatgaagaagaagaagatattgCGGCTGATGAATACGATGAAGTCGTTGTATCCGGTGAGGCTTCggatgaagatgaagttgaGGTGGAAGAATTGGGGAGATATGATGATGGATTTAAGTGGCAGAGAGTTGAGAAGCTTTGTAATGAAGTTAGAGAGTTTGGTGTTGGGATTATTGATgttgatgaacttgcttctgttTATGATTTTCGGATTGATAAGTTTCAG CGGCAAGCGATTCAAGCTTTTCTGAGAGGTTCATCGGTGGTGGTTTCTGCTCCGACGAGTAGTGGAAAAACTTTGATTGCAGAGGCTGCAGCGGTTGCTACTGTGGCTAGGGGACGAAGATTGTTCTACACGACTCCTCTTAAAGCGTTGTCTAATCAGAAGTTTCGTGAATTCCG GGAGACTTTTGGTGACAGTAATGTTGGCCTTCTTACGGGTGATTCTGCTGTAAACAAGGATGCTCAGGTTTTGATTATGACTACGGAGATATTACGCAACATGTTGTATCAGAG TGTTGGTAATGTTTCTTCTGGAAGTGGACTTGTCAATGTTGATGTGATTGTTTTGGACGAAGTTCATTACCTTAGTGACATATCTCGCGGTACAGTTTGGGAAGAAATT GTTATTTATTGCCCAAAAGCAGTTCAACTTATTTGTCTCTCTGCAACCGTTGCAAATCCAGATGAGTTGGCTGGTTGGATTGGTCAG aTTCATGGTGGAACAGAGTTGGTAACATCTTCAAAACGCCCAGTTCCTCTGAATTGgcatttttctttgaagaatTCCTTATTACCACTTCTTGATGATAAAGGAACACAGATGAACAG GAAGCTGTCACTCAATTATTTAAAACTTCAAGCTGCAGAAGCTAAACCTTACAAGGATGATTGGCCTAGAAAAAGGAATTCCCGGAAACGTGGAACTCGCACAAGCTATGACATCGATGATAGAATGTTGGAACAGCGTTCTCTTTCGAAGAATGACATAAATGCAATTCGTCGATCACAA GTTCCTCAAATAATCGATACTTTATGGCACCTTCAGTCAAGGGATATGCTTCCAGCTGTTTGGTTTATTTTTAGCAGGAAAGGTTGTGATGCAGCTGTGCAATATGTTGAAGATTGCAAACTTTTAGACGAGTGTGAAGCAAGTGAGGTTCTACTAGCTTTGAAAAGGTTCCGCATTCAGTATCCAGATGCTGTCAGAGAAACAGCTGTGAAAGGGCTTTTGCAAGGGGTCGCTGCACATCATGCTGGATGTCTACCACTGTGGAAGGCCTTCATCGAAGAGTTGTTTCAAAGAGGTCTTGTCAAGGTTGTTTTTGCTACCGAAACCCTTGCTGCCGGAATCAACATGCCTGCTAGAACAGCTGTTATTTCATCCCTCAGCAAAAGAAGTGATACTGGGCGCACCTTGTTGACCTCAAATGAACTGCTTCAGATGGCTGGGCGTGCTGGGCGTAGAGGCATTGATGAAAGTGGTCATGTAGTCCTCGTCCAAACTCCTAATGAAGGTGCTGAAGAGTGCTGCAAGGTACTTTTTTCTGGACTTGAGCCTCTGGTGTCGCAGTTTACTGCTTCTTATGGAATGGTTTTGAATCTTCTTGGTGGTGGGAAAGCCCTTCGTAGGTCAAACACATCGGACGAGATGAAAACTTCATCAGGGAAAACTTTGGATGAAGCTAGGAAGTTAATTGAGCAAAGTTTTGGAAATTATGTTAGTAGCAGTGTTATGCTGGCTGCTAAAGAGgaacttaatagaattgaaaaagaaattcaGTTGTTGATGTCAGAAATCACTGATGAAGCCATAGATAGAAAAAGTAGGAAGGCTTTATCACAGCGACAATACAAGGAGATTGCAGAATTACAGGAAAATTTAAGGGCAGAGAAACGTATTAGGGCTGAATTGCGAAGACAAAAGGAAACAAAGAGAATATCCGCCTTGAAACCATTATTAGAAGAGTCCGAAAATTTACCATTTTTGTGCTTGCAGTATAGAGATTCTGACGGAGTTCAACATTCAATTCCTGCAGTGTTTTTGGGAAAGGTCGACTCCCTTGGTGCTTTGAAACTCAAAAACATGATCGGTTCTGTCGATTCTTTTGCACTAAATTCAGCAGATGCAGATTCTGAATTGAATGAAGACCCTGTACCATCATATCACGTAGCTCTTGGCTCAGATAACTCTTGGTATCTATTTACAGAAAAGTGGATTAAAACAGTATATGAGACAGGCTTTCCCGATGTTCCGTTAGTTCAAGGGGATACCCGACCTCGAGAAATTATGAGTGATCTCCTTGATAAGGAGGACATGAAGTGGGATAACCTTGCTAACTCTGAACATGGTGGTTTATGGGTCACGGAAGGATCTCTGGAGACATGGTCTTGGAGCTTGAATGTTCCAGGTTTGAGTAGCTTCTCTGAAAATGAAGAGGTGCTACTGAAGTCTCAAGCATACAGAGATGCAGCTGAACAATACAAAGACCAAAGAAGTAAAGTTGCACGCTTGAAAAAGAAGATATCTCGTACTGAAGGCCATaaagaatataataaaattttagacGCAGTCAAGTTTATCGAGGAGAAAATCAAGCGAATGAAGACTAGATCCAAACGTCTGACTAATCGGATAGAACAAATTGAACCCTCAGGTTGGAAGGAGTTTATGCAGGTGAGCAATGTCATACGTGAAACCAGAGCTTTAGATATTAATACACATGTGATATATCCACTAGGGGAAACTGCTTCAGCAATTCGTGGAGAAAATGAGCTATGGCTCGCAATGGTTCTTCGTAGTAAAATTTTAGCAGAACTAAAACCTGCACAACTTGCTGCAGTGTGTGCAGGTTTGGTATCCGAGGGGATTAAAGTCAGACCCTGGAAGAACAACAATTACATTTACGAGCCTTCTGCAACGGTAGTCAATATCATAGGGTTATTGGATGAGCAAAGAAATGCTCTATTGACAATTCAGGAGAAACATGGGGTGACAATATCTTGCTGTTTGGATAGCCAGTTTTGCGGTATGGTTGAAGCTTGGGCTTCTGGGTTGACATGGAGAGAAATAATGATGGACTGTGCAATGGATGATGGTGATCTAGCTCGTCTCCTTCGAAGGACAATTGATCTATTAGCTCAGATTCCTAATTTGCCAGATATTGATCCATTGTTGCAAAAGAATGCAAGGGCTGCTTGTGATGTCATGGATCGGCCTCCAATAAGTGAACTTGCTGGGTAG
- the LOC11417048 gene encoding gibberellin-regulated protein 12, translated as MAKFICAFLFMLVITFVIQETYAGGEGSLRPQDCAGACDVRCSATMYKKACLTYCNYCCAKCLCVPSGTYGHKEECPCYANMRTKRGGPKCP; from the exons ATGGCTAAATTCATTTGTGCATTTCTTTTCATGCTTGTTATCACTTTTGTGATCCAAGAGACCTAT GCTGGTGGAGAAGGTTCTCTTCGTCCTCAAG ATTGTGCAGGTGCATGTGATGTTCGTTGTTCAGCAACTATGTACAAGAAGGCATGTCTAACCTATTGCAACTACTGTTGTGCAAAATGTTTGTGTGTCCCATCAGGAACATATGGTCACAAGGAAGAATGCCCATGCTATGCTAACATGAGAACTAAGAGAGGAGGACCTAAGTGCCCCTAA